In the Budorcas taxicolor isolate Tak-1 chromosome 1, Takin1.1, whole genome shotgun sequence genome, ATagttgcaatttttttaaaaaaagtgtattttGTTTTCCGTTTCAATTTATCATGTTATGCTGCCATAGTATTTTTCCTGATTAGCATTTAAATGACTGCATAATACTGCTCTGAGTGGCTATACCAATGTTTAGCCATTCCCCAActgttgagatttttaaaaaacattatctcAAAGAACACCTCTGCGCTGAAagttttttcaataattttgttaaatatttcaaaaactttgaaaatgtGTACAGCTCTTGCTTTCAATTTACAAATTTCTTTCTGAAGAGACTGTCAGTTTACACTGTGATCAGCTAATTTCGACGTTTACCGATTTCCCCTCAGCATCTtcataactgaaaaaaataacattttgttcatttgatAATTGCGAAGTGGTACATCATGTTCTGTTgtttaaaaggcattttaaaaatgatttgtatTTAATGTGGTTTAATTGGCTATGCCCAGCTTGGTTTGGATATAGCTCGCAAGCTTACTTTGGAGCACTTGAGAGAAGGGGTGAATGCGGCCCcatgcgccccccaccccccgcaacgACCATAACCGCCAGAGACGGAGGTGGGTAATTGAGGGGATCTTTGCGTCTGCGCACCCTATTTTCCTTGTCGGCTTGGGGCGGGTCTGTTCAGGGGTGTGGGAGCAAAGCGAAGACGCCACCGAGAACTTGACAATGCGCAGGCGCGCCACAAGGCCCTAGGATTCGTGGGTACCCAAGCAAGGGTGGGGAGAGCGGCGCAGGCGCCCTGGCGGCCTGGAGGGTCGAGGCGCCTGCGCAGTCGCGCCTCCTCAGGCAGCAGCCATGGCGGGACAAGAGGATCCGGTGCAGCGGGAGATTCACCAGGACTGGGCGAACCGGGAGTACATTGAGGTCATCACCAGCAGCATCAAGAAAATCGCAGACTTTCTCAACTCATTCGGTCAGCGGGCGAGCAGGGGGAGGCTGGGAAGAGGGAAGCCCGCTGAGGGAGGGCGCTGAGAAGCTTTGAAGGGGAGTCTTGAGTGCCCTAGGCTCCTGCTGATGTTCGCTTCCTCCTTCAGGCCGCACCTTCTCCCTCTCGCCCTGACCCCGGGCTCCACTGGACAGTCCCTGAGGGGTTATCCTGCCCCAGGCTGAGCTCATCGGCAGCTTTGCCTTTACCCCGGATCCATTATCGAGTCTTTCCTTTTCCCGGACACGTCCTGGCAACCCGTCCTTCGTCTGCgccttttcttctcttcagtcgcctcccttcctcctctgtgcTTCGTTTCCAGTTCCCACTTGGCTCTCAGAACGCAACATGATCTTGTCACTGCCCTGTAAAGACTCTAGAGGTTTCCCATCTCCTTTCGGGTCGAGCCTTCTAGTCGCCTCTCCGGCCCCTCCTGTCAGTCCCTTCTTGTCCTGTGCTGAGCGGGAGCAGATGAGGGCAAAGTAAGGTCCACATCTTGTCACGCTGTGGACATCTCTGTGTTGCTAGTATGAAACCAACAATGGGTGTTCTGCTTCTAGCAAAATCTTTCCTAGGCATTAGCCTACTCGTGACAGTCTTAAATTCTTTCCGCTTTGTCCCACATCCTTCTGGACAGCAAGACCGTAGCAGAGACCCCTACCTCCTGTTCTCCAAGTGTTTCTTTGACAGAACTGAGCACTCGGTGGACTTTCTATGTCATCATAAGGAGTGGGAATGACATTTTTCCAGCTGGTGTGCTTCTGGTCCATTCTCTCAGCAGTGTTAAATGGTTAAGATTAAGGAGGGGTCAGTGATGTATAAGAAAAGATTTCAAAAGGAATTATTTTCTAGCTGGAGAACTTGACACATCCTAAGGAGTCTAAGGACAGAGCAAAAGTTTAATCAGAAGGCATCCGCAAGGGAAACTGTCTTGAGTACAAGGCTGTCTCAGGCTCGGTGGGGGAAAAAGCATCATTTTCCTGCCTTTAAAGAATTTCTGTCTTGAAGATGAAATAATGACAGCTTCAGAACAAAGCAGATTATTgtttatgttttaatatatttacatacaaaatGTCTTGGTGTGGTGGATTTCCTCACTCAGGGAGTGGGAGTGATGTCAGTATTAATGAGAGACAAGAATAGGATAAATTTTGTGTCAGTGACACAGATTCACACGTATAACTTAACTGTAGTGGTTGTAATAGGAAATGATAGTCAAAAAAATCATAGAGCCCGTGTagcctgaaattattttttaaagttccatgCAGACTCTTCCAGTGTTAGTTCTCCTGATTGTCTCTTCTGGTTCCCTAGAGAGCTGAACTGTTACGGGGGTTCTTTAAGGCACTTTATACTCATAACTTTTCCTTAGAGGAAGGAACAGATAAAACAAAATATTCCATGCACAGGGAGGGATAGAGTGATGACGTAATGGCATCTTTGAAACTTTGGCTTAGACTGGAGAGGCAGTGGACGTGGTTGGAcaaataactgacaaagaatttttactttttaaaagatatttatttatttggctgtgctgttaGACCTTTGTTGAGGCAactgggatctttagttgtggcatgtggggtctagttccctgaccagggattgaacctgggctccttgcattgggagtacagagtcttagccatcggaccaccagggaagtcctgagagccTTTACTTTTAAAACCAGAAGTAAAAGACTTCGTTTATATGGTAGGAGTTAATATCTGATACGTAGACACAGAATATCCTAACAGAGTATGAAGAATATCAATTCAGTAAATCAAGCATCTAAAGTAAGTTACACTGGGGctgtttttcataattaaaagtgACCTAGTGTCTCAGTTCCCCCAGTTTGTATGTAGATAACGTAATAACTTTGTTTCTGAGCATTTAATCATattaatccacctgcaatgcaggagaccccggtttgattcctgggttgggaagatcccctggagaagggataggctgcccactccagtatttttgggctttgccagtggctcagttggtaaagaatgcacctgcaatgtgggagaccccagttcgattcctgggttgggaagagcctctggagaagggaatggctacacccactccagtattcttgcctggagaattccatggacagaggagcctggcaagctacatacagtctatggggttgcaaagagtcggacacgaatgaccgactttcactttcaatcatatTAATAAACATATAGTAAACATGCGTTCATCTCTGACATAAAATTTTTGGCATGTTACTGTAGTTTTAGTTGGTGAGTCTTGGAATTAACCAAAAATTGAAGCATTTGAGCTTAGAGTTTGTGGAGGAGAATGTCTATTTTCTTGCTATATAAGCAAGGAAATATATGCTGCTGTGAGATTTTATCAAATACATGTGAGTTACATTTTatcagacagaaaacaaagacttctctctctctttttagtttCCAGCAAGTCCTAGACTAAGGAAATAGACACACAGGATTCCAATCTTTCAGGAGCTGGAAGAAATGGCTTCCCTGGGCTTTGGCCATTGTTTTCCTTTAAGGTGGGGGTAATGGCCTAACATTAGTAGTTACTAGGTGATTTTTGAAGATATTAGAAAGTGGATTTAGCccatttaaagaaaagagaagttaATTACAAGTAGGAATAATTAGGAAGCACAATTAAAGGTTAAAGCAATTTGACTTGGCAGTTAGATGT is a window encoding:
- the BRK1 gene encoding protein BRICK1 codes for the protein MAGQEDPVQREIHQDWANREYIEVITSSIKKIADFLNSFDMSCRSRLATLNEKLTALERRIEYIEARVTKGETLT